One Felis catus isolate Fca126 chromosome D1, F.catus_Fca126_mat1.0, whole genome shotgun sequence DNA segment encodes these proteins:
- the CD1H11orf53 gene encoding uncharacterized protein C11orf53 homolog isoform X3, whose amino-acid sequence MPGSPVTSGYYGVRRSFLSDSDFHNTKQFANDICTSPAKPFPCESPAGQSHPALLDSYFPEPYADHRPPPGLTPSTGSLFSTSPLPPLLPPPFPGDPTHFVLRDSWEQTVPDGLSQADPVPADTPQTLPPSTGCLSQLESGTSTQHRSSSWGAPLAGAQSYSLHALEDLYHVPGYPTPPPYPFTPFMTMSNDLPHKVVPLAPEEGVDAPSLQDPSSWTKEDGSMAWGSYECRRAY is encoded by the exons ATGCCAG GTTCACCGGTAACGTCAGGTTACTATGGTGTCAGAAGATCTTTCCTCTCTGACTCGGATTTCCACAACACGAAACAGTTTGCAAACGACATCTGCACCTCACCGGCGAAGCCCTTTCCCTGTGAGTCCCCCGCAGGGCAGAGCCACCCGGCCCTCCTGGATTCCTACTTCCCGGAGCCCTACGCAGACCACCGGCCCCCGCCCGGCCTGACCCCCAGCACCGGCTCTCTGTTCAGCACCTCGCCCCTGCCGCCGCTCCTGCCTCCACCCTTCCCTGGGGACCCCACGCACTTCGTGCTT AGGGACTCATGGGAGCAAACGGTGCCCGATGGTCTCAGCCAGGCAGATCCCGTGCCCGCCGATACCCCGCAGACCTTGCCGCCCAGCACAGGATGTCTCTCCCAGCTGGAGTCTGGGACCAGCACTCAGCACAGGAGCTCCAGCTGGGGGGCCCCCCTAGCTGGGGCTCAGTCCTACTCCCTGCATGCACTAGAGGATCTGTATCATGTGCCGGggtaccccaccccacccccgtatCCCTTCACCCCTTTCATGACCATGTCCAATGATCTACCGCACAAGGTGGTGCCCCTCGCCCCAGAGGAGGGGGTAGACGCCCCTTCCCTTCAGGACCCCTCTTCATGGACCAAAGAAGACGGGAGCATGGCGTGGGGGTCATATGAGTGCCGTAGAGCTTACTGA
- the CD1H11orf53 gene encoding uncharacterized protein C11orf53 homolog isoform X1 produces MENVTGDYSKRVYQGVRVKHTVKDLLAEKRSRQTSNSRFNSGVSNSPSPFAQMPGSPVTSGYYGVRRSFLSDSDFHNTKQFANDICTSPAKPFPCESPAGQSHPALLDSYFPEPYADHRPPPGLTPSTGSLFSTSPLPPLLPPPFPGDPTHFVLRDSWEQTVPDGLSQADPVPADTPQTLPPSTGCLSQLESGTSTQHRSSSWGAPLAGAQSYSLHALEDLYHVPGYPTPPPYPFTPFMTMSNDLPHKVVPLAPEEGVDAPSLQDPSSWTKEDGSMAWGSYECRRAY; encoded by the exons TCACAGGAGACTACAGCAAACGCGTGTATCAAGGCGTGAGAGTGAAGCACACGGTCAAAGACTTACTGGCGGAAAAACGATCCAGGCAGACAAGTAACTCAAGATTTAAT AGCGGAGTCAGCAACTCCCCGTCTCCGTTTGCCCAGATGCCAG GTTCACCGGTAACGTCAGGTTACTATGGTGTCAGAAGATCTTTCCTCTCTGACTCGGATTTCCACAACACGAAACAGTTTGCAAACGACATCTGCACCTCACCGGCGAAGCCCTTTCCCTGTGAGTCCCCCGCAGGGCAGAGCCACCCGGCCCTCCTGGATTCCTACTTCCCGGAGCCCTACGCAGACCACCGGCCCCCGCCCGGCCTGACCCCCAGCACCGGCTCTCTGTTCAGCACCTCGCCCCTGCCGCCGCTCCTGCCTCCACCCTTCCCTGGGGACCCCACGCACTTCGTGCTT AGGGACTCATGGGAGCAAACGGTGCCCGATGGTCTCAGCCAGGCAGATCCCGTGCCCGCCGATACCCCGCAGACCTTGCCGCCCAGCACAGGATGTCTCTCCCAGCTGGAGTCTGGGACCAGCACTCAGCACAGGAGCTCCAGCTGGGGGGCCCCCCTAGCTGGGGCTCAGTCCTACTCCCTGCATGCACTAGAGGATCTGTATCATGTGCCGGggtaccccaccccacccccgtatCCCTTCACCCCTTTCATGACCATGTCCAATGATCTACCGCACAAGGTGGTGCCCCTCGCCCCAGAGGAGGGGGTAGACGCCCCTTCCCTTCAGGACCCCTCTTCATGGACCAAAGAAGACGGGAGCATGGCGTGGGGGTCATATGAGTGCCGTAGAGCTTACTGA
- the CD1H11orf53 gene encoding uncharacterized protein C11orf53 homolog isoform X2 — protein MRHLIKGSPVTSGYYGVRRSFLSDSDFHNTKQFANDICTSPAKPFPCESPAGQSHPALLDSYFPEPYADHRPPPGLTPSTGSLFSTSPLPPLLPPPFPGDPTHFVLRDSWEQTVPDGLSQADPVPADTPQTLPPSTGCLSQLESGTSTQHRSSSWGAPLAGAQSYSLHALEDLYHVPGYPTPPPYPFTPFMTMSNDLPHKVVPLAPEEGVDAPSLQDPSSWTKEDGSMAWGSYECRRAY, from the exons ATGAGACATCTGATAAAAG GTTCACCGGTAACGTCAGGTTACTATGGTGTCAGAAGATCTTTCCTCTCTGACTCGGATTTCCACAACACGAAACAGTTTGCAAACGACATCTGCACCTCACCGGCGAAGCCCTTTCCCTGTGAGTCCCCCGCAGGGCAGAGCCACCCGGCCCTCCTGGATTCCTACTTCCCGGAGCCCTACGCAGACCACCGGCCCCCGCCCGGCCTGACCCCCAGCACCGGCTCTCTGTTCAGCACCTCGCCCCTGCCGCCGCTCCTGCCTCCACCCTTCCCTGGGGACCCCACGCACTTCGTGCTT AGGGACTCATGGGAGCAAACGGTGCCCGATGGTCTCAGCCAGGCAGATCCCGTGCCCGCCGATACCCCGCAGACCTTGCCGCCCAGCACAGGATGTCTCTCCCAGCTGGAGTCTGGGACCAGCACTCAGCACAGGAGCTCCAGCTGGGGGGCCCCCCTAGCTGGGGCTCAGTCCTACTCCCTGCATGCACTAGAGGATCTGTATCATGTGCCGGggtaccccaccccacccccgtatCCCTTCACCCCTTTCATGACCATGTCCAATGATCTACCGCACAAGGTGGTGCCCCTCGCCCCAGAGGAGGGGGTAGACGCCCCTTCCCTTCAGGACCCCTCTTCATGGACCAAAGAAGACGGGAGCATGGCGTGGGGGTCATATGAGTGCCGTAGAGCTTACTGA